A stretch of Desulfotalea psychrophila LSv54 DNA encodes these proteins:
- a CDS encoding DUF2062 domain-containing protein produces MNLKRTGRYFFLRIIRLRGKPYFVAGGIFWGIFIGLTPIVPLHTIIIIALTLATRTSTAAGIIFSWLACNPLTFFPIYYLSVYFGNKVTPYHLDSAKIYSIMKMFEQADGFIASIYILLDQGYQTITLLVAGGAVFALPLGLMGYFISLKIFSITQQKRTSDRG; encoded by the coding sequence ATGAATTTAAAACGTACTGGCAGATATTTTTTTCTTCGAATAATACGGTTAAGAGGAAAACCTTATTTTGTGGCAGGCGGCATTTTTTGGGGGATTTTTATCGGTTTGACACCCATTGTCCCCCTGCATACCATCATAATAATTGCGCTTACCCTTGCAACGAGAACCTCTACCGCTGCCGGTATTATTTTCAGTTGGCTTGCCTGCAACCCCTTAACCTTTTTTCCCATCTATTATCTTTCTGTTTATTTCGGAAATAAAGTAACCCCGTACCACTTAGATTCAGCGAAGATCTATTCTATTATGAAGATGTTTGAGCAGGCAGATGGCTTTATTGCCTCAATCTATATTCTCCTTGATCAGGGTTATCAAACCATTACCCTGCTTGTTGCCGGCGGAGCGGTATTTGCCCTTCCCCTCGGCTTGATGGGTTACTTTATTTCCTTAAAAATTTTTTCTATAACACAACAAAAAAGGACCTCTGACAGAGGTTAG
- the rsmA gene encoding 16S rRNA (adenine(1518)-N(6)/adenine(1519)-N(6))-dimethyltransferase RsmA, with protein MSSYGRTRTDLKKHKLAPKKRFGQNFLVHKQTAEAIVRAGEVGEDDIITEIGVGLGALTVPMAHQAKHVYGIEIDNGIIKYHEEEQDLPDNVTLIHQDVLKVGFGDLAEKCGGKLKILANLPYSISHPLIFKLIEHRDIIPTATIMLQEEVADRLLAKPGTKEYGIPTILLGCCASIKKKMVLKPAEFHPRPKIDSAVITVDFTKPPELPEYNKELLSRVVRSAFSQRRKTILNTLSSASFFFAEKENKAKNKAMTEKTIEKAGFAVSLRPEVLSIQDFVRLTTVFEQEMNRTEE; from the coding sequence ATGAGTAGTTACGGAAGAACCCGCACCGACCTTAAGAAACATAAGCTTGCTCCCAAAAAACGCTTTGGGCAAAACTTTCTTGTCCATAAACAGACAGCAGAGGCCATTGTCCGCGCAGGCGAGGTAGGCGAAGACGATATCATTACAGAAATTGGTGTTGGTCTCGGAGCCCTGACGGTGCCCATGGCCCATCAGGCCAAACATGTCTATGGCATAGAAATTGACAATGGTATTATTAAATACCACGAAGAGGAACAGGATTTACCTGATAATGTTACCCTTATTCATCAGGATGTGCTTAAGGTAGGTTTTGGCGACCTTGCGGAAAAATGCGGTGGCAAGCTCAAAATTCTGGCGAATTTGCCCTACTCCATATCCCATCCGCTTATATTTAAACTCATTGAGCACAGGGATATCATACCCACTGCAACCATCATGTTGCAGGAGGAGGTGGCAGACCGTCTCCTGGCCAAGCCTGGTACCAAGGAATATGGTATTCCTACAATTCTTCTCGGCTGCTGTGCCTCCATCAAAAAGAAGATGGTGCTGAAGCCGGCAGAATTTCATCCGCGACCAAAGATTGACTCTGCGGTTATTACAGTCGATTTTACTAAACCGCCAGAGCTCCCTGAGTACAATAAAGAATTGCTCAGCCGCGTTGTCCGGAGCGCCTTCAGTCAGCGTCGTAAGACCATCCTTAACACCTTGAGCTCCGCATCATTTTTCTTTGCTGAAAAAGAAAATAAGGCCAAAAATAAAGCGATGACTGAAAAGACTATTGAAAAGGCGGGATTTGCCGTTAGCCTCCGGCCGGAGGTACTTTCCATCCAAGACTTTGTTCGGCTTACCACCGTCTTTGAGCAGGAAATGAACAGGACAGAAGAATAA
- a CDS encoding RNA-binding S4 domain-containing protein, producing the protein MNQEVTDVVVSELPIRLGQFLKLASAVQDGFEAKIHIQAGTVEVNGEVETRRGCQLAQDDLVSFDGQSYRLVIK; encoded by the coding sequence ATGAATCAAGAAGTAACAGATGTTGTAGTAAGCGAACTCCCCATCCGCCTGGGCCAGTTCTTGAAACTAGCCAGTGCCGTGCAGGATGGATTTGAAGCAAAAATACATATCCAGGCAGGAACTGTCGAGGTAAACGGTGAAGTAGAAACACGACGAGGTTGCCAGCTTGCTCAAGATGACCTCGTTAGCTTTGATGGCCAGAGCTATAGACTCGTAATCAAATAA